Below is a window of Clostridiales bacterium DNA.
CCCGGGATGGCCGTGGTGATCGCTCCGGACAGGAACGCGGCAAAGGTAAAGCCGTTTCCGGCGATGCCGGCCAGCACCAGACGGACGATTCCCCATACCACGCGGCCGAGGATCATGGCGATCAGCAGGGAAGCATAGATCCCCGGGATGGTCTTCGGGAACTTCCGGTACAGGAATCCGGCCACACCGCCGTATACAGCCAGCTCAAAGGCCATGGCTACGGCGCCCGGGAACATGGGCGGCATGCTGAACAGCACGGAGCGCAGCAGCGGGGCGATAAAGCCCACAGCCAGACCCCAGGGCCAGCCGCACAGGAAACCGCACAGCAGCACCGGGATGTGCATCGGGCACAGGGCGGAGCCGATCTGCGGGATCTGGCCGGTGAGGAAAGGCAGCACCAGGGCGAGGGCGAGGCAGATGGCCGCGTAGGTCAGGCGGCGCACCTTCAGGGAATTGGCGGATGATGTGTTGCTCATTTTTTCTCTCCTTCTGTCAGCTGGCGGATGTACTGCATCGCGTCGGACAGAATCGCTGCGGAGCCTTTGACGGTGCCGGCCACGTAGGTGCTGCACAGGTTCATGGGAATCAGGACCCGGCGGGCCAGGCTGGAAGCCACCGCGTTGGCCATGGCCGGGGAGATTTCCCCCATCATGGCGTCCGCCATGGTGATGCCCAGCGGCCCGACGATAACATCCGCCGTACGGCAGGCCACAATGACCGCGTTCTCCCCGGTGGCATAATGATCGGCACAGTCCGCCTTCATCATGTTCCCGGTGGCGATACTGTTGGTCCCCACCGCGGTGATCTCCGCCCCGGGGCAGATCTTCCGGATCTCCTCGGTCAGCGTTTTTCCCATCCGGCCGCCCTGGCCGTCCAGCACCAGGATATTCACACGGATCCCTCCTGCCTTCATTTCATATCATATCAGCACAGGCGGAAGCGCGGACCCGCTGCCGGCCACAAAAAAAGCCGGCAGCTGTCTTCAGGCAGCTTCGGCATCTTCTGATACCGGCTATTGCAACGATTCTTCGCGGATACAGGCTGCTTGTGCAGCTCCCGCCAGTTTGTACTGACAGGGGGATTTTACCATGAATTGTACAGGCGCGTCAATGCATTTCCACCGCCACAGACTGACTATGGCGTATCATATATTTTTATGGTAGAATATCGAAAATGACAGGTGCAGACCGTACAACCTGGAAGGAGGGTTACCGGATGATTTTTATCGGCATCTGCGGAGCCAGCGGAAGCGGAAAATCCACGCTGGCCCATGCCCTGGAGGAACGCCTGGGCAGCAATCGCTGCCTGGTGCTGCAGCAGGACGCGTATTACCGGGACCACCCGGATCTCACCTTTGAACAGCGTGTGAAGCTGAACTACGACGAGCCGGAGATCTTCGACCACGACCTGCTGCTGGAGGATATCTGCCAGCTGGAACGGGGCGGCGGCATCTCCCGCAAGGTATACAACTTCAGCGAGCACCGGCGGGATGACCGGCCGGATGAGATCATCCTGCCCCGGGACGTCGTGATCCTCGAAGGCATCCACACCTTCCATGACCGGCGGCTGACGGAAAAGATGTTCCTCAAGCTCTACATGCAGGTGGAGCCGGATATCTGCCTCCTGCGCCGGATTGAGCGCGACATCGTGGAGCGCGGGCGGGACATCCAGGGCATCAGCACGCAGTACCTCAACAGCGTGAAGCCCATGTTTGACAAGTATATCCGCAACTACATCAGCGACGCCGATGTGATCGTCGCCAACGGCGGGAAGAACGCCCGCATCGTGGATATCCTGGCCGGATATGTGCAGGATGCCCTGCGCGGCGAATAACCGCAGAATCCGGTAAAAACCCGTAACCGATATTCCGACGGCACGAAGCCGATACAGGAGGGGGAAACCCGCCATGAAGAACCAGCCGGGCGACAGGAAAATATTCAATATTTTCAGGCTCTGTTTCCTCATGCTCCTGGCTGTCTCCGCAATCGGCGCCGCCGTCTACACCGTGACCAACCCGCAGATTGAAACCTGGGGCAGCGACGTCATCTACCTGGACGGGCTGCAGGCGCGGGACAAAGACGGGAATCCCATCGAAATCACCGCGAATCAGCGGTATGAATACGACGAAAACAACATACTCGAAGTGAACGGAACGCTCCCGGACCGTGTCCGGGACGGGGACTATATCTGCTTCCTGACATGGTATGATACCGAAATCCTTGTCAACGGGGAAGAGATCAACCGCTTCAGCGCGTCCGCGGTGACGCTGCCCGGCGGGCTCCTCAAATCCGTGTACTTCTTTACGCCCCTGCAGGCGGAATACGCCGGGCAGCCGGTCACCATCCGCTACCACCGGGGCGAGGATTCCGACACCTGCCGGGTATTCGAGATGACGGTAGGCACCCGGGCGGACCTGTACCGGATGATCGTGGAGAAATACGGCACGACCTTCTCCCTGGGACTGATCATCCTGGCGATTGCCGGCCTGGTGCTGCTGATCGGCCTGTTCCTGCAGATCGGCCGGAAGAACGTCCTCAGCATCATCGATATTTCCCTGGGCGTGGGCGTTACCGCGGCGTGGATCCTGCTGGACTCCTATTTCTATCCCTTCGTGTTCGGCAGCAACCATATTGACGGCATCGCATCCTACCTGGTCTGCCTGCTGCTGCCGTTCCCGTACATCGCCTATATGTCCTCCCTGCAGAAGGGGCGCCACCGCCGGACCTACATGGTGATGAACATCATCACCCTGGCGATGTTCATCCTGTGCACCCTGCTGCATTTCACCGGCCTGGTCAAATTCTACGATACCCTGCCGTTCATCGACTTCATGCTGGCCGCGTTCATGCTGGCCGAGCTGTGGATCCTGGTGGGCGAATACCGGCAGGGCTACCTGAAAACCTACAGGTATACCGCCATCGGCTTTATCGGCATGATGCTCTTCGGCATGGGCGAGATCGTGATGATCCTCCGGCCCACCGCGTCCAACGACGGTTCTTTGATTCTCGTGGGCCTGCTGTTCCTGCTCATATTTGCAATCACCCAGCAGCTCCGGGATATGCGGAACACCGAGCTGGAAAAGCAGCGCGCAATGGAACTCTCCCGGACCAAGACGGACTTCCTGGCCAGCATGTCCCACGAGATCCGCACCCCGATCAACTCCATCCTCGGCATGAATGAGATGATCCTGCGCGAGAACAAGGATCCGGAAATCGAAAACTACGCCAACACCATCCAGCGCTCCGGGCGGATGCTCCTGGGCCTGGTGAACGACGTGCTGGACTTCTCCCGCATTGAGGCCGGCGTGCTGGAGATCACCCCGGCGGATTACCGCCTGACCGAGCTGCTGACGGATATCGCCTTCATCACCCGGGAACAGACGGACCAGAAGGGCCTTGCCTTTGAAATCTCCGTAGCTCCCGGCGTTCCGGACGGCATGTACAGCGACGAATTCCGCATCAAGCAGATCCTGCTGAACCTCATCAGCAACGCCGTCAAGTACACCGACAAGGGCAAGGTAACCATCCTGGTCGGCGGGGAATATGAGACCCCGATCACAGAAAAGGAAAACGAAATCTACCGCCTGAAACTGACCGTGCAGGATACCGGCCGCGGCATCCGCGAGGAAGACCGCGACCACCTGTTTGAGGCCTTCCGCCGCAGCGACCTGAAGGTCAACCGCAGTATCGAGGGAACCGGCCTCGGCCTGGCCATCGTCAAGAACATCGTGGACAGCATGCACGGCACTGTCAGCGTTGAATCCGAATACAATGAGGGCTCCAGCTTCACCGTGGAGCTGCCGCAGGAGGTCACCGACAAAACCCCGGTGCCTGCCAACCCGGAAGCTGTCCGGCAGCCCGTCCAGCCGGATGCCGTCCGCCGCACCGGCACCTTTACCGCGCCGGAGGCGCGGATCCTGGCTGTGGATGACAACCGCCCGAACCTGAGTATTGTCTCCGCCCTCCTGAAGGAAACGGAAATCAAAATCGACCTGTGCTCCGACGGCCGCCAGGCGCTGATCCAGTGCCGCCGCAACCAGTATGACCTGATCCTTCTCGACCATATGATGCCCGAACCGGACGGCATCCAGACCCTGGAGATGATCCGCAAGGATCCCCACTCCAAAAACCGCAGCACCCCTGCCGTCGTCCTCACCGCCAACGCGGTGGCCGGCAGCCGGGAGATGTACATGAAGGCCGGCTTTGCCGACTACCTCACCAAGCCCCTGGACTCCGCCCTCCTGGAGAAGACCGTCCGAAACTACATCCCAACAAACAAAATCCATGAAATTCCCAAAGAAACCAAGCAGGATCCCGGAGAAGAAAACGAGATCTTCGAATTCGAGCCGGAAGGGGAACCCGAACCGGAAGAAGAAAAAATCCAGAACACAGTAAATCCCATCAGCACAATCGAAGGAATCGACTACCAATCCGCCCTGGCCAACACCGGCGGAAGCGAGGAATTCCTCCGGCAGATCATGCTGGACATCGCCTCCGAAGCCCCGGACAAAGTGGGAGCCCTGCGCCGCTCCGCCAGGGAAGGCGATCTTAAGGCCTACCGCATTGCTGCCCACTCCATCAAGGGACTGATGGCCACCATCGGCGCCAGCCAGCTGAGCGATAAGGCAAAGATGCACGAATATGCTGCCACAGAAGGCCGGAAGGACTACATCACCGCCCACGTGGAAGAGCTGATCCAGGAATATGAGCAGATGACCAGCTGCATCATCGACGCACTAAAATAACAGCCAACAAAAACAATAAAAGTACAAAAGAAAACACAAAAACAGACCACTCAAAGAACCGGCTTCCTGCAAACGGAACATAGCAGGATTGTCCGGTTTTTTGGTATATGTGCCGATTTTTAGAACCATGTATACAATAATATGTAGGGTAAATTCAATATATTTTCATTTTCGGAACCCTGAAAGGCAATCAGCAAGCCGTTTACAGCCGAAAAAATACCTGTGGACGGAATGAACGAAAGATGATATGATATACAATGGTTACATGGAAGATGGAAAAGAGTTACTTATAAACCTGCAAATGGTTACTTATATGCCCTGAAGGAGTTGAAAGCCATGGAGAACGGATCCCTGCGGATAGATTTTAAAAAACTGGCTGTTTACCTTCTGAAACGGTGCTGGCTGATTATCCTTTGTGCGGCCATCGGGTTTGCGGGAATGTACTGGTATTCGAATAATTATGAGCAGGATACTTATACTGCTTTTGCGACGGTATACGTCCTGAATGGTAATCCTAATCTGGTAAATTACCAGTATACAAATATGAATGACCTTAGCTCTGCGGTTGCGCTGCTGGATACCTATACGGTGGTGATTAAGAGTACTAAGGTGATGTCTGTTGTTACAGAACGTTTGGCATCAGAATATCCTGGTATAAGTGCAGGGTATATTGCCAATACGCTGACTATGGGGTCTGTTGCTGAAACTGGTGTGCTCAAAATCATCAGTACAACACCGGATGCAAAACTGTCCGCGGACATTTGTAATGCAGTGGTAGATGTAGCTCCGGCAGAAATAATTCGCGTGGTCAATGCCGGCAATATTGAAGTGATAGACTATGCGGAAACTCCAAGATATGCAGATGAACGATCTCCAATGAAGAAGGGAATCATTGGTGCATTGGCAGGAGGTATCTTGGCTGCCATGCTGCTGATACTGTTATTCCTGCTGAACCGAAAGGTGACGGATACAGAAGATCTGACGGACAAATATACCCCGCCGGTTCTGGCTGAAATCCGGCGAAAGAATGTGAAAGGTTCAGAGCCTGCCCGGCTTCTGCTGGACAGCGGCAGTCTGGTAGAACAGATTGAAAGTTATGCAAAACTGCGGATGAACCTGTTATATACATTAGCAGGCAAAGAGAAAAAAGCGATTGTTATTTCGAGTGCGATTTCCGGGGAAGGCAAATCTACCATTGCGGCGAACCTTGCGATTTCATGTGCGATGAGTGGAAAAAAGGTGTTGCTGGTGGATGCAGATATCCGCCGGGCTTGCCAGAAAGATCATTTTAAATACGAGATAGAAACACCTGGCCTGTCTGAAGCACTGATCGGAGAAGGCAACTGGTGGGACATGGTGATTCCATCCGGACGGGAGAACCTGAGCATTCTTCCGGCTGGTCATGCGGCACCGAATCCCGCGGAACTGCTTAGCTTACCGGCGTTGCCGGCCATGCTGTCAGAGATGGAAAAGGAGTTTGACCTGGTTCTGTTCGATACGCCGCCGATGAATGTGGTCTCTGATCCGCTGGCACTTTCGTCTTATGTGGCAGGCTGCATTCTGGTGATCCGGCAGAATTACTCGGATCATCGGGAAATCCGTAAAGCTTTGGTATCTGCGGAAATGGCAGGCATGAGTGTTCTCGGCTTCGTGTTTTATGGAGAAAAACTGAAGCAGGGTCAATATTATGGAAAAAAGTATTACAAGAAATATTATAGCCGGTACGAAAAACAAGCGGAGAAATAAGAGAATTGTTATCTGCGAAAATGCTCTGACAGTGATGGAGGAAAACTGATGGAGATGTTCAAGATGAAACAATGGAGAAGACTGATTCTGGTAGTTACCCTGCTGATGGCAATCTGCATTTCTGGTGCAATGGCAGACGAGGCAGGAAGCATTGCTTTCCCGGAACTGACGCAGGCAGATTGTGTCTGGGACAGTAATGGATGTCTGGTCAGCGAAACCGTTCATGATCTGGATGGGAAACCAGCGTTGAACAGCCGGGGATTCTACCGGGCGGAATATACCTGGGATGAGCATGGAAATAAGCTTTCTGAGGCTTATTTTGGATTGAACTGGGAGCCGGTGAATAATACGGATGTCGGTTATGCTCGCGCATTATTTACGTATCTGTCATTCGGGGATGAATCTGTTGTTTTGACAGAAGACCGTTATGACGCATCCGGCAAACGGGCGGATATTCCAGGAAGCTACAGTTATCGCCGGGATACTTGGTCAGATAATCATTCTTTGATTTCAACAGAATATTTTGATGCGGATGGCAATCTGACACGGCCGACTGGCGGATATGCACAGGTCTTAAACCAGTACGACATGGGTGAAGAATCATATACGATTACCGAACGCTATCTTGACGCCGATGGTTCGCCGTTGATTGGCGGAGAAGGCGGAGAAGTCGTCAAATATGTTTTTACGACAGCAGACTATCTGATTCATGGAATCCATATTGAGAATAATGCCCTGGACATGATGGTTCCGGAAGCTGAGCAGCAGGGTGGAACAGAAAAAGGGCAGTTGATGCTCTCTGAAGAGATATTTGACGCAACAGGTAAAAAAACGTTGGGATCTGACAGATGGCATAAACAGGTAAACACCTATGATGAACATGCCAATCTGATCCGGTCGGATTTCTTTGATACCAATGGTGACCCGATCCTGAACATGTCCGGATACGCTTCTGTGACTCATGCATATGATGAACGGAATCGGGTTATCGAGACAGCCTATTATGGCTCGGATGGGAACCTGGTAAAGGTGCTCACCGGTTACGCCAAGGTGACTTATGAATATTATCCGAATATGGACCGGATCCATTATGAAAGGTACTTTGGTGCGGACGATCAGCGGACGATGACCACTTATGGTTATTCAATGGCTGAATATGAATATGGTGGACCAGGATATAACTATCGTATTACGTATTATGATACAGTGGATGAATACACGATGAGTCTGTCTGGCCTTGCCAGGGTTGAGTATATTTTCAGCCTGAATAACAACCTCTCTTTGGATCATGAGATGTGGGATGTGTATAATAACAATGTGATCCAGGAGAAGTACTATGGTACAGATATGGAACTGATTCAGATCAAGGCAGGATATGCCGGACTGATCAATACACGCAATGGCTCCGGACAGGTACTTGATACCACGTACTACGATGCCAATTGGAAACCGGTGCGCAATGATGAAACCCAATACGCAACTATTAAATACCGGTATGCCAGCAACGATCCAGAAGCGGCTCCGGTTTATGAAGCATATTTTGATAAAAATGGAAAACCTGTCGAGAGTACAGATGGTTGTTATGCCCGGCGGATGATCTATGGCGGACCGCTGGATAATATGTTGCTGTCAGAAGAATTCCTGGATGAAAACGGAAGGCCGGATACATCTATTTCGACCGGCGCGCATCGGACTACATATAATTATGATGGCAACATGATGCAGACGGCGGTTCAGTATTTTGACGAAAATGGCAATGCGATCAAAGGCAATACCGGATATGCGACACTGCTCAGGGAATATACTGCTGCCGGAAGTCTGCTGTGGGAAGTGACATTGGATCCGGAAAAGAATCCGGTAACGGTTGGCGCCAAGTTTGCCGCACAGGCGCATACCTATGATTATTCCGGACATCATACTGCAGAGAAGTATTTTGCTGCGGACAAATCTGTTCTGACACAAGCGGGAGGTTATGCTTCCATACATTACAGTTATGACCTGGACGGTAATATTATTTCTGTGTCATATTACAATGCTGCGGATGAATTGGTACCGGTCAATGGCAGTGCCCGGATTGAAAGGGAATATGACCGGAAGCACCATATGACTTTAGAAGCGTATTTTGATACCAATCTGCAGCCGGTGCTGATTGGTGAGGGGTATGCCGCCCATCGGATGGAATACGATGAGTTGACAGGACTGATGAGTCGGACAACATATCTGGATACAAGCGGAGTACCCGTGTTGCTTTCCACAGGGTATGCCTCTTTTGAACAATGGTATGATGTAACAGGTACCCTGCTGGTACGTGCCTATTATGATGAGAAGGGGAATCCCATCGTACCCGCTTCTGCCGGATATGCCCGGTTTGAGCGCAAGGTGGATGTACTCGGCAATATACTCGAAGAAGCCAGTTATGATGCGGACGGAGTGCTGATCATTAATCGGGATGGATATGCCGTGCTGGCACAGACATTTGATGACAGCGGGGACTTGACCTCTGTGACATATTTGGGTCAGGAACGTGAACCGGTAGTTACATCTCTTGGCTATGCCCGGACGGAGATTACCTATGATTATGCCGGAAACAAGACCGGGGAAGCATTCTTTGACGAGAAGCTACAGCCGACAAATGTCTATGACGGATATCATCGGGCAGCCTATTCCTGGGATTCGGAAGGCCGCATGCTATCTGAGGAATACTTTGATGCTGAAGGCGGACGGACAGAGTGCCGTCAGGGATATGCTTCCTTTGTATGTGAATATGATGTAAAAGGAAATCTTATTCGTGAGGTTTACTACGATCATAACGGCAAGATTACAAACGTGCTGGCAGGTGCTGCGCGGATAGAGCGGGAATACGATCTGGAAAACCGGTTGCTCAGTGAGCAGTACCTGGATGAAACCGGTGCGCCGTATATGCTTCGTGGTGATTACGCTTCTGTAGTTTATACCTATGACTATATGGGCAATGTCCTGACGGAGTCGTATTACGGACTGGACGAAAAGCCGGTGGTTTCCTCCAAGGGATATGCTAAACGTGTATGCACCTATGATGAATTGGGCAATATGCTGACCGAAGAGTTTTATGATGGTGATGATCACCTGCTGATGCAGACGCTCGGCTACGCCCGGAAAGTCCAGACATTCAATGAGCAGGGATATCTGACCAGTGAAGGATATTTTGATGCGGATGGACGATTTGCTTTGCAGGCGGGCAGGCGTCACAGCTATATTACTTATGAACGGGATATCAATGGTAACTGCACGGAGCAAGCGTGGTTCATCTTCGAAGGCCAGCCGACGATTATGCTGGAAGGCTATAATCGGATTACCCACGAGTATGATGATGCCAATAACTGCATTCTGTCCGTCTATTATAATGACGATGATATTGTGATGCTTGAGGATGGCTATGCAGCCATCAGTTATACTTATGATGCTCGGCACAGGCTGACTCAGGAAAACTATCTGGATGAAAACCTGAAGCGGATTATGACGGGAAAAGGCTTCTCAGCAATTGGCTATACTTACGATAATGCAGGCAACACATTGCAAGTTCGTTACCTGGATGAGAAGGACAACCTGGTGCGTGTTCCGGAAGGCTTCAGCGTCTGGCAGCGGGAATATGATAAATATAACCATGTCATCCTGGAACAATACCTGGACGAGGAAGAACGGATTGCATCTCTTACAAACCGCCAGGTTTCTTTCCGTATTTCCTATGATACCCGGGGCAATCGGACGCGGATTGAATATCTGTCGGCTGCAATGCAGCCGGTGGAGACCGCAATGGGTTATTCTTCCATCGTATATACTTATGATATCCAAGACCGGTGTACCAGTGAGACCTATCTGGACGAAAATGGGAAACCGCATCTGATTTCCGCCGGATATGCCGGTATCAAGTATGAATACGGCAGCCAGGGTAAAGTCTGGCGGACTACATATGTGGACATATCCGGACAGCCGATCCTGTTCAAGGACGGCTATGCAGCATCTGAGTATCTGTATGATGAAAATCTATATATTACTCGCATCAATTACCTGGATGAACAGTACAAACGGATTTATCTCAGTGCCGGATATTCCGCTGTGCTGCGTACTGTGGATAAAAATGGCAGCATACTGACGGAGACGTATCTTGACCTGAATGATTCACCTGTGAAGTGCTCTTCCGGCTATGCTACTCAGCGGAATACATGGGACACGCGGAAACGAATTGTAAAACAGGAATACCTGAATGAAGAAGGTTTGCCTATTGCGCTGCCAACTGAATACAGTGCGGTTGGTTATCAGTATGATAACAGCGATAATCTGATTCGTAAGTCATTCTACAACACAAAAGGCAATCTGACCTGGTGCGAATATGGATACAGCGAGATAACTTATACTTATGATGACCGTAACCACTGCATTGAAGAACATCTCCTGACATCTGCAGGAAAGCCTGCGATTCATACAGGAACCAATTATTCCTGGCTGCGGCGTGAGGTGAACCGGGACGGACGAATTCTTTCCATAAAGTATTACGATGCAGCTGGGCAGCCGGTGTTCTATGCTGGACAGTATGCAGAGATCCGCTATACTTACGATCTGGCCGGTCGGGAAACATCCATCAGTTATTTTGATCGTTCCGGTAATCCATATATGAGCCTTCGCGGATATTCGAAAGCGGAGATGAAGTATAATACGCTGGGTAATCTAATCGAAGAAGCATATTATGATACGGAAGACAATCTGGTGAATACAACAATGGGTTATGCCAGTGTGGTTTACACCTATGATGAACTGGGCAATCTGGAGTTGGAGCAGTATTATGATACTCAGGCACTGGGCGTTGTTCCGAAGGATGAGACATATGCGACTGTGTATGTAGATCATGACGAGCAGGGCCGTACCATCAGTGAGATGTACTTTGATGTTAATAATAATCTGGTCAAAAACCGGGATGGCTATGCGGAACGCACCATCAGTTATTCAGAAAGCGGATTGATTGCTGAAGAACAATATCTGGACGATATGGGAGCACCTGCGGCAGTGGATGGGGCGAATGATCGCTCTGATAAGATTTCAGGTATTCAGGATGAGGCAGAGGGCAATACTGCCCCGGTGTTCAAATACAGCCGCCGTACACTGATCGCAGAAGATGCAGAAGCAGAAACTTATCAGATGCGGGTTGAGGACGAAACAGCCGGAACGGATGCGGCATATGCAGTAATTCTCCAGACATATGACCGCTATGACCGCCCGACTGAAAGCATCTACTGTAAAGCGGATGGCACACCGGCGATTGGTCCGGAGGGCTGCAATAAGGTGGTCCGGGAATATACCAGCCGCGGCCAGGTGTCTCTGATTCGCTACTATGACGAGAACGGCAATGCCACCCAAGTGGACGGAGTATACGGCATCGGCAGGGAATACAATGCATATGCCAACCTGGAAGTCAAAACCTGGCTGGATGCGGATGGAAATCCGATGAAGAATCAGGAAGGATACGCAAAAATCCGGTTTGACTATGATTTGAGTAATATCACTTCGGCAGAGAAGTACTTCCGGTATTATCTGGATGAGGAAGGTCATCCGACTCAGGCACTGAATGATGCCTGGGGTCAGACGACTGTCTATTATCCGGTGACTCAGCTTCACACCCTGACTTATGTCAACCAGAGTGGATATCCGATGATG
It encodes the following:
- the udk gene encoding uridine kinase, giving the protein MIFIGICGASGSGKSTLAHALEERLGSNRCLVLQQDAYYRDHPDLTFEQRVKLNYDEPEIFDHDLLLEDICQLERGGGISRKVYNFSEHRRDDRPDEIILPRDVVILEGIHTFHDRRLTEKMFLKLYMQVEPDICLLRRIERDIVERGRDIQGISTQYLNSVKPMFDKYIRNYISDADVIVANGGKNARIVDILAGYVQDALRGE
- a CDS encoding DUF3842 family protein, with amino-acid sequence MNILVLDGQGGRMGKTLTEEIRKICPGAEITAVGTNSIATGNMMKADCADHYATGENAVIVACRTADVIVGPLGITMADAMMGEISPAMANAVASSLARRVLIPMNLCSTYVAGTVKGSAAILSDAMQYIRQLTEGEKK
- a CDS encoding polysaccharide biosynthesis tyrosine autokinase; translation: MENGSLRIDFKKLAVYLLKRCWLIILCAAIGFAGMYWYSNNYEQDTYTAFATVYVLNGNPNLVNYQYTNMNDLSSAVALLDTYTVVIKSTKVMSVVTERLASEYPGISAGYIANTLTMGSVAETGVLKIISTTPDAKLSADICNAVVDVAPAEIIRVVNAGNIEVIDYAETPRYADERSPMKKGIIGALAGGILAAMLLILLFLLNRKVTDTEDLTDKYTPPVLAEIRRKNVKGSEPARLLLDSGSLVEQIESYAKLRMNLLYTLAGKEKKAIVISSAISGEGKSTIAANLAISCAMSGKKVLLVDADIRRACQKDHFKYEIETPGLSEALIGEGNWWDMVIPSGRENLSILPAGHAAPNPAELLSLPALPAMLSEMEKEFDLVLFDTPPMNVVSDPLALSSYVAGCILVIRQNYSDHREIRKALVSAEMAGMSVLGFVFYGEKLKQGQYYGKKYYKKYYSRYEKQAEK
- a CDS encoding response regulator, with product MKNQPGDRKIFNIFRLCFLMLLAVSAIGAAVYTVTNPQIETWGSDVIYLDGLQARDKDGNPIEITANQRYEYDENNILEVNGTLPDRVRDGDYICFLTWYDTEILVNGEEINRFSASAVTLPGGLLKSVYFFTPLQAEYAGQPVTIRYHRGEDSDTCRVFEMTVGTRADLYRMIVEKYGTTFSLGLIILAIAGLVLLIGLFLQIGRKNVLSIIDISLGVGVTAAWILLDSYFYPFVFGSNHIDGIASYLVCLLLPFPYIAYMSSLQKGRHRRTYMVMNIITLAMFILCTLLHFTGLVKFYDTLPFIDFMLAAFMLAELWILVGEYRQGYLKTYRYTAIGFIGMMLFGMGEIVMILRPTASNDGSLILVGLLFLLIFAITQQLRDMRNTELEKQRAMELSRTKTDFLASMSHEIRTPINSILGMNEMILRENKDPEIENYANTIQRSGRMLLGLVNDVLDFSRIEAGVLEITPADYRLTELLTDIAFITREQTDQKGLAFEISVAPGVPDGMYSDEFRIKQILLNLISNAVKYTDKGKVTILVGGEYETPITEKENEIYRLKLTVQDTGRGIREEDRDHLFEAFRRSDLKVNRSIEGTGLGLAIVKNIVDSMHGTVSVESEYNEGSSFTVELPQEVTDKTPVPANPEAVRQPVQPDAVRRTGTFTAPEARILAVDDNRPNLSIVSALLKETEIKIDLCSDGRQALIQCRRNQYDLILLDHMMPEPDGIQTLEMIRKDPHSKNRSTPAVVLTANAVAGSREMYMKAGFADYLTKPLDSALLEKTVRNYIPTNKIHEIPKETKQDPGEENEIFEFEPEGEPEPEEEKIQNTVNPISTIEGIDYQSALANTGGSEEFLRQIMLDIASEAPDKVGALRRSAREGDLKAYRIAAHSIKGLMATIGASQLSDKAKMHEYAATEGRKDYITAHVEELIQEYEQMTSCIIDALK
- a CDS encoding ECF transporter S component, which translates into the protein MSNTSSANSLKVRRLTYAAICLALALVLPFLTGQIPQIGSALCPMHIPVLLCGFLCGWPWGLAVGFIAPLLRSVLFSMPPMFPGAVAMAFELAVYGGVAGFLYRKFPKTIPGIYASLLIAMILGRVVWGIVRLVLAGIAGNGFTFAAFLSGAITTAIPGIIVQLVLIPVIVYALEKAGLNANRD